Sequence from the Pseudophaeobacter arcticus DSM 23566 genome:
GGAATCTCTGCCTCTTTGGCCAAAGCCCCCCCACGCATGCCGCCCCTGAAGTTTTTTCCTCATTGGGTGATCCAAAATTTGCACCGACCCGTAGTCTTGCTATGGTCGAGTTAGTATTAGAACATCACTCTGCTGGCCCCGCAAAAAAGGGGTCGCTCAGAACAGGAAGAGCCGTGCCGCGACAAGAGCAGCCAATGTCTCAACTGACGGTCTGGCTTGTCGCGGTGCGGGATCACCGGGACCGCGATGCCTTTGGCGGGCTGTTCGACTACTTTGCGCCTCGGCTCAAGGGATTTATCATGCGTAGTGGTACCAGCGCAGCCCAAGCAGAAGAAATTGTTCAGGATGTGATGCTGACAGTTTGGCGCAAGGCGGCGATGTTCGATCCCCACCGCGCCCAGGCCTCGGCCTGGATTTATCAAATCGCGCGAAATCGGCAGATAGATATAATCCGCAAGGAAAACCGGCCTGTGCCTGATGAGTTGGCGCAGGACCCCGGGTCAGAACCGGATGCCAGCCAAATCCTGGCTTTGGGCCAAGAGGCCGAACAGCTCAAAAGCGCCTTGGGCCTGCTGCAGCCTGATCAAAAAGAGATGATCGAGAAAGCCTATATGGGGGATCTCACGCATCAGGAAATCAGCATTCAAACCGGACTGCCACTGGGCACTGTAAAATCACGTATTCGCCTGGGCCTTAACCGTTTGCGCAAAGAACTGAAGGGGTTGCGCTAGATGTCTGCAATCACACACCATATTCCAGATCCCATGATGGCAGCCTATGTCTCTGGCACTCTGCCTCACCCTTTTGCAATGGTTGTCGCAACCCATATTTCGCTTTGTGCGGACTGCCGCGCGGCGCATGGTGCACATCAAACGCTGGGCGGGGCATTGCTGGAGCGCGGTGACAATGTTGCGGTGACTGACGGCTTGAAGTCCAATGTTATGGCGCGGCTTGATGATCCCGTGCGACCAGAACCGATATACGACGCGCGGGATATCTATCCGGGTCCGGTCATGGCGGCCTTGAAAGGCCGATCACCGCGCTGGAAAACGCTCGGCATGGGGGTCAGGCAAAGCATCCTGTCTGCAACAAAAACGGGGTCGGTCCGGTTATTGTACATCCCGGCAGGGCAAGCGGTTCCCGACCATAGCCACAACGGGCTGGAGCTGACACTGGTTCTGCAAGGGAGCTTTAGTGATGAAACCGGACGCTATGGCGCTGGTGATGTTGAAATCGCTGATGAAGACCTGGAACACACCCCAATAGCGGATGCAGGGGATGCCTGTATTTGCCTGGCAGCAACGGATGCACCACTGCGGTTCAACGCCTTTATGCCGCGACTGCTGCAACCCTTTTTCCGCATATAAGCTCCGCCCGCACCGTCGCCGCAAGTGCCCGCAACTGACATGTTTCCACATCAAGACACTGCATTGAGTGCGCACAATGGTGGGGCCGACCTATTTACC
This genomic interval carries:
- a CDS encoding sigma-70 family RNA polymerase sigma factor; this translates as MSQLTVWLVAVRDHRDRDAFGGLFDYFAPRLKGFIMRSGTSAAQAEEIVQDVMLTVWRKAAMFDPHRAQASAWIYQIARNRQIDIIRKENRPVPDELAQDPGSEPDASQILALGQEAEQLKSALGLLQPDQKEMIEKAYMGDLTHQEISIQTGLPLGTVKSRIRLGLNRLRKELKGLR
- a CDS encoding ChrR family anti-sigma-E factor; translation: MSAITHHIPDPMMAAYVSGTLPHPFAMVVATHISLCADCRAAHGAHQTLGGALLERGDNVAVTDGLKSNVMARLDDPVRPEPIYDARDIYPGPVMAALKGRSPRWKTLGMGVRQSILSATKTGSVRLLYIPAGQAVPDHSHNGLELTLVLQGSFSDETGRYGAGDVEIADEDLEHTPIADAGDACICLAATDAPLRFNAFMPRLLQPFFRI